One part of the Zerene cesonia ecotype Mississippi chromosome 2, Zerene_cesonia_1.1, whole genome shotgun sequence genome encodes these proteins:
- the LOC119834937 gene encoding cytochrome b-c1 complex subunit 6, mitochondrial, which yields MAEKIIPVVRADEEEAEEEEMVDPQQQLRDQCAEKPELQNLWSKYQECNDRVNSRSNTSETCEEELIDYVQVLDKCVNKDLFKRLK from the exons ATGGCTGAAAAAATTATTCCCGTGGTAAGAGCCGATGAAGAAGAAGCCGAGGAAGAAGAAATGGTTGACCCACAACAACAATTACGg GATCAGTGTGCTGAAAAACCCGAATTGCAAAATTTGTGGTCGAAATACCAAGAATGCAACGACAGAGTGAATTCCCGCTCAAACACCTCTGAGACCTGTGAAGAAGAACTCATTGATTATGTACAGGTTCTCGACAAATGCGTCAACAAAGACCTTTTCAAAAGGCTAAAGTAA